Proteins from a genomic interval of Flammeovirgaceae bacterium SG7u.111:
- a CDS encoding patatin-like phospholipase family protein produces the protein MLNLFKYFRRARRRNNNRYIGIALSGGGARGVVHIGFLRALEEEHIHVDEISGTSMGAIIGAFYTAGYSPEEMLTIVSQQRFSKIFRLSWLRNGLLNLSYLEELIKKNTPSQ, from the coding sequence ATGCTAAACCTCTTTAAATACTTTAGACGAGCGAGAAGAAGGAATAATAACCGCTATATTGGAATTGCCCTAAGCGGAGGTGGAGCTAGGGGCGTGGTGCATATCGGATTTTTGAGGGCATTGGAAGAAGAACATATCCATGTGGATGAAATTTCGGGGACGAGCATGGGAGCTATCATCGGTGCATTTTATACCGCAGGTTATTCCCCCGAAGAAATGCTTACGATTGTTTCCCAACAACGGTTTTCCAAAATTTTCCGACTTAGCTGGCTCCGCAATGGCTTGCTCAATTTATCTTACCTAGAAGAGCTGATTAAGAAAAACACCCCATCACAATGA